In Ascochyta rabiei chromosome 18, complete sequence, one DNA window encodes the following:
- a CDS encoding 6-methylsalicylate decarboxylase, translated as MLEQFLSIALRGRVARSLRIAPVQDSHRRPTCFSATGANMTDSLPRRIDVHSHFLPPSYRDALAQNGHSHPDGMPAIPEWSIDRHLEMMKTANVSKSILSLSSPGTHLAPGNDTLGRDLARECNAYAAHVKKHDPERFGYWASLPLPHVDAALREMDLAWEEGADGFGLMTNYHGLYLGDPALDSVFDKINQLAATVFIHPTKPCTRQGAGANAQTLDATPFGEQYPVPIFEFFFDTARAVINLFGSGTVDRCPNVTFIVPHAGGALPPLMTRFIQFSSVVPGGRVLDARKVREQLDKQFYFDLAGFVFDGQSGAQGQLKALIDGFDISHEKLLYGSDFPFTQTEFVESFARRMKDGLEHLFDPGQRIAIYEENARKLLGKEDEK; from the exons ATGTTGGAACAATTTCTGTCGATAGCTCTTAGAGGTCGTGTCGCCCGCAGTCTACGTATTGCTCCAGTCCAAGACAGTCATCGACGGCCGACATGCTTCT CAGCCACCGGTGCCAACATGACCGACTCGCTCCCCCGAAGGATAGATGTACACTCGCATTTCCTCCCGCCAAGCTATCGAGATGCACTTGCACAGAATGGCCACTCGCACCCTGACGGCATGCCCGCCATACCGGAATGGTCCATCGACCGACATCTGGAAATGATGAAGACGGCGAATGTTTCCAAGTCCatcctctccctctcctctCCGGGCACTCATCTCGCGCCGGGCAACGACACACTTGGACGCGACCTGGCCCGCGAGTGCAACGCCTATGCTGCTCACGTGAAGAAACATGACCCCGAGAGATTCGGTTACTGGGCCTCTCTGCCCCTGCCCCATGTTGACGCCGCGTTGAGAGAGATGGACTTGGCCTGGGAAGAGGGCGCGGATGGATTTGGACTCATGACAAACTACCACGGCCTCTATCTGGGCGACCCAGCACTGGACAGCGTGTTTGACAAGATCAATCAGCTGGCCGCCACCGTGTTCATTCATCCGACAAAACCCTGCACGCGCCAAGGAGCTGGCGCAAATGCACAAACACTCGACGCAACGCCGTTTGGAGAGCAGTACCCGGTGCCCATCTTTGAATTCTTCTTTGATACCGCACGGGCTGTAATCAATCTGTTTGGGAGTGGAACCGTGGATCGTTGTCCCAACGTCACTTTCATCGTCCCCCATGCTGGTGGGGCACTACCCCCCTTGATGACACGCTTCATCCAATTCTCGAGCGTGGTGCCGGGGGGAAGAGTGTTGGATGCGAGAAAGGTTCGCGAACAGCTCGATAAGCAGTTCTACTTTGATTTGGCTGGATTCGTCTTCGACGGACAAAGCGGAGCGCAGGGCCAGCTCAAGGCCTTGATCGATGGCTTCGACATTTCCCATGAGAAGCTGCTGTATGGAAGCGACTTCCCCTTCACCCAGACCGAATTCGTGGAAAGCTTCGCCAGGAGAATGAAAGACGGGTTGGAGCATCTGTTCGATCCAGGCCAGAGGATCGCAATCTATGAAGAGAACGCGCGGAAGCTGCTGGGAAAGGAAGATGAGAAGTGA
- a CDS encoding Proteasome endopeptidase complex, translating into MASGYDRALSVFSPDGHVFQVEYALEAVKRGTCAVGVKGADIVVLGCEKRSAMKLQDTRITPSKICLVDNHVALAFAGLNADARILVDKARLEAQSHRLTVEDPVSIEYITKYVAGVQQRYTQSGGVRPFGISTLIVGFDPNDKTPRLYQTEPSGIYSAWKANAIGRSSKTVREFLERNHKEGMDREETIKLTIKSLLEVVQTGAKNIEIAISAPGKALEMLPVEEIEKYVENINTEKQEEAASRRPGRPAGSGALPTRPTPAEGSGSGA; encoded by the exons ATGGCATCAGGCTACGATCGTGCGCTCTCAG TCTTCAGTCCGGACGGCCACGTCTTCCAGGTCGAGTATGCCCTCGAAGCGGTCAAGCGAG GAACATGCGCAGTTGGTGTGAAGGGCGCGGACATTGTAGTGCTTGGGTGTGAGAAGAGGTCGGCGATGAAGCTCCAGGACACGCGCATTACCCCCTCCAAGATCTGTCTCGTAGACAACCACGTCGCCCTCGCCTTTGCAGGACTCAACGCCGACGCCCGCATCCTAGTGGACAAGGCCCGCCTGGAGGCACAATCACATCGTCTGACGGTGGAGGATCCCGTGTCGATAGAGTACATCACCAAGTACGTTGCCGGCGTGCAGCAGCGGTACACACAGAGCGGTGGTGTCAGGCCGTTTGGCATCAGCACACTGATCGTCGGCTTTGACCCCAACGACAAGACCCCGCGCCTGTACCAGACGGAGCCGTCCGGGATCTACTCTGCATG GAAAGCGAATGCCATTGGACGATCCAGCAAGACCGTGCGCGAGTTCCTGGAGCGCAACCACAAGGAGGGCATGGACCGCGAAGAGACGATCAAGCTCACGATCAAGTCGCTGCTGGAGGTGGTGCAGACGGGCGCGAAGAACATTGAGATAGCGATATCGGCACCGGGCAAGGCGCTGGAGATGCTGCCGGTGGAGGAGATTGAAAAGTACGTGGAGAACATCAACACGGAGAAGCAGGAGGAGGCGGCCAGCAGGAGACCGGGACGGCCAGCGGGCAGCGGAGCGCTTCCCACGCGCCCTACGCCGGCGGAGGGTTCTGGCTCGGGCGCGTAG
- a CDS encoding E2 ubiquitin-conjugating enzyme has product MANPAAKRLFKEYKALSSDPPEGITAGPVTEDDMFLWEALIQGPEGTPFEGGVFPAELKFPKDYPLAPPKMKFLTDMWHPNVYTNGEVCISILHPPGDDPHQYEQASERWSPIQSVEKILISVMSMLAEPNDESPANIDAAKMWRQKREEYEKVVRQNVKKSLGL; this is encoded by the exons ATGGCCAACCCAGCTGCAAAACGCCTTTTCAAAGAATACAAAGCGCTATCGTCTGACCCACCGGAAGGCATTACAGCCGGGCCCGTAACTGAAGATGACATGTTCCTTTGGGAGGCATTAATCCAAGGGCCCGAAGGCACACCATTCGAAGGCGGCGTGTTCCCCGCCGAGTTGAAGTTCCCCAAAGACTACCCTCTCGCGCCGCCAAAGATGAAGTTCTTGACAGACATGTGGCATCCCAACG TATATACGAATGGCGAAGTCTGCATATCGATTCTGCACCCCCCCGGTGACGACCCACACCAGTACGAGCAAGCGTCCGAGCGGTGGTCGCCCATACAAAGCGTGGAAAAGATATTGATCAGCGTGATGAGCATGCTGGCTGAACCAAATGACGAGAGTCCGGCGAACATAGATGCGGCGAAGATGTGGAGGCAGAAGAGGGAGGAGTATGAGAAGGTTGTAAGGCAGAATGTCAAGAAGAGCCTGGGTTTGTGA
- a CDS encoding (R)-2-hydroxyglutarate--pyruvate transhydrogenase, with amino-acid sequence MATSARLVSSLRRSALSARVAPRTQCLRLAPQRRRITSATSEPHQPDSKGGLDGPAPAKTIKFTSESYPELQRDSKFAKLTEEHVKYFQELLGSDSACIDGLTKDATEDIEPFNSDWMRKFRGHTQVVLKPSNKEELSKILKYCNDNMIAVVPQGGNTGLVGGSVPVFDEIVINLQKMNKIRSFDEVSGILVADAGVILETADNYLAERNHIFPLDLGAKGSCQIGGNVATNAGGLRLLRYGSLHGNVLGIEAVLPDGTIVNDLCTLRKNNTGYDLKQLFIGAEGTIGIITAVSIQCAARSQAVNVAYFGLESFEKVQEAYRTAKGQLAEILSAFELMDGRTQKLVNKVTGKNMPLEGDYPFYCLVETSGSNTDHDSEKLQAFLEHVMESEIVLDGTLADNQTQIQELWSWREGITEVLGHEGGVYKYDLSIPISELYDIVNDTRDRLTEAGLVGDGPDYPVVDVVGYGHMGDANLHLNIPTRRFDKAVEKKLEPFVYEWVQKRNGSISAEHGLGVTKKPYVSYSKNETMIKLMKQIKDLRAS; translated from the exons ATGGCGACTTCAGCGCGTTTGGTATCGTCGCTTCGACGCAGTGCGCTGTCTGCCCGCGTTGCGCCACGCACGCAATGCTTGAGATTGGCACCTCAACGCAGAAGAATCACTTCGGCGACATCGGAACCTCACCAGCCAGATTCGAAAGGAGGCTTGGATGGGCCCGCGCCTGCAAAGACCATCAAATTCACCTCGGAGTC ATACCCAGAACTTCAAAGAGATTCGAAATTTGCCAAACTCACAGAAGAGCATGTGAAGTACTTCCAAGAGCTGTTGGGCTCGGATTCTGCGTGCATTGATGGACTCACAAAGGATGCGACAGAAGACATTGAGCCCTTCAACAGTGACTGGATGCGCAAGTTCCGTGGGCACACTCAAGTCGTTTTGAAGCCAAGCAACAAGGAAGAGCTCAGCAAGATCCTAAAATACTGCAATGATAACATGATCGCTGTGGTGCCACAGGGCGGTAACACCGGTCTCGTTGGTGGCTCCGTACCCGTCTTCGACGAGATCGTCATCAACTTGCAGAAGATGAACAAAATTCGGTCCTTCGACGAAGTCTCCGGGATCCTGGTTGCTGACGCTGGAGTCATTCTCGAGACCGCCGACAACTACCTCGCAGAGAGGAATCACATCTTCCCGCTCGACCTTGGCGCAAAGGGCTCGTGCCAGATTGGTGGCAACGTCGCGACAAATGCTGGCGGTCTGCGTCTCCTGCGGTACGGCAGTCTCCACGGCAATGTTCTGGGCATTGAGGCTGTCCTTCCAGACGGCACCATTGTCAACGATCTCTGCACTCTGCGCAAAAACAACACTGGATACGATCTGAAGCAGCTTTTCATTGGGGCCGAGGGCACCATTGGCATCATCACCGCCGTGTCGATACAATGCGCGGCACGATCGCAGGCTGTCAACGTTGCCTACTTCGGCCTCGAAAGCTTCGAGAAGGTACAAGAAGCCTACCGCACAGCCAAGGGCCAGCTTGCAGAGATCCTCTCTGCCTTCGAGCTTATGGACGGTCGCACCCAAAAGCTGGTCAACAAGGTCACCGGCAAGAATATGCCCCTCGAGGGAGACTACCCTTTCTACTGCTTGGTCGAGACAAGTGGCTCGAACACCGACCACGATAGCGAG AAACTCCAAGCTTTCCTCGAGCATGTCATGGAGTCCGAGATTGTCCTCGACGGCACCCTAGCTGACAACCAGACGCAAATACAAGAGCTCTGGTCATGGCGCGAGGGCATCACCGAAGTTCTTGGGCACGAGGGTGGTGTGTACAAGTACGACCTGTCGATTCCCATCTCGGAGCTGTACGACATCGTCAATGACACCAGGGACCGCTTGACTGAAGCCGGTCTCGTCGGTGACGGTCCCGACTATCCTGTAGTCGATGTTGTTGGCTACGGCCACATGGGCGACGCCAACTTGCACTTGAACATTCCCACTCGAAGATTCGACAAGGCTGTCGAGAAGAAACTGGAGCCTTTCGTGTACGAGTGGGTGCAGAAGAGGAATGGAAGTATCAGCGCTGAGCATGGCCTTGGTGTCACCAAGAAGCCCTACGTCAGCTACAGTAAGAACGAGACCATGATCAAGCTGATGAAGCAGATCAAGGACCT AAGGGCATCATGA
- a CDS encoding Ribokinase, with the protein MSSKAVISVIGSLNVDLVTRTSRVPVAGETLTSESFDIGYGGKGANQAVACARLSRTQQQASEGKASDVEVRMVGAVGNDEFHEGFLKSLQKDGLKTDGVKILKGKKTGVAVIVVETGTGENRIMFCPGANYDVEAKDLVDEDASVALFQLELPMDVVLHNMKAARKKGVETIINPAPAITLPAEAYEGLGHLIVNETEAAILSGIESPTSWDEVAAVFISRGVKNVIITLGGEGVFYQTAKQQAESKNGRIVPARKVKVVDTTAAGDTFAGAYTVAVAHSKSISRGSDFDLDAAIAHANRAASMTVQKAGAQSSIPWADEVPKA; encoded by the exons ATGAGTTCGAAAGCAGTCATTTCGGTCATCGGATCGCTCAACGTCGATCTTGTCACTCGCACCTCTCGCGTGCCGGTGGCGGGAGAGACATTGACCTCGGAATCGTTCGACATCGGTTATGGAGGAAAAGGCGCTAATCAGGCTGTCGCGTGTGCTCGTCTGTCTCGGACGCAGCAACAAGCTTCTGAGGGCAAGGCATCTGATGTCGAGGTCCGCATGGTTGGCGCTGTCGGCAATGACGAGTTTCATGAGGGTTTCTTGAAGAGCCTGCAGAAGGACGGATTGAAGACAGACGGGGTCAAGATTCTGAAGGGAAAGAAGACGGGAGTTGCTGTCATCGTGGTAGAGACTGGCACTGGTGAGAACAGGATTATGTTCTGCCCTGGTGCGAACTACGATGTAGAAGCCAAGGACCTTGTGGATGAAGACGCGAGTGTTGCTTTGTTCCAACTTGAGCTTCCCATGGATGTT GTACTACACAACATGAAGGCAGCCCGCAAGAAGGGTGTTGAAACAATCATCAACCCTGCCCCGGCCATCACCCTACCAGCAGAAGCGTACGAGGGACTCGGTCACCTGATCGTCAACGAAACTGAGGCTGCAATCCTCTCTGGTATCGAGAGCCCAACGTCATGGGACGAGGTCGCTGCTGTCTTCATCTCACGCGGCGTGAAGAATGTCATCATCACTCTTGGCGGCGAA GGCGTATTCTACCAGACCGCTAAGCAACAAGCCGAATCCAAGAACGGCCGAATAGTCCCAGCACGCAAAGTCAAGGTTGTTGATACAACGGCAGCTGGTGACACATTTGCTGGTGCTTACACTGTCGCTGTGGCTCATTCCAAATCGATCTCGCGAGGCTCTGACTTTGATCTCGATGCAGCGATTGCGCACGCTAATCGTGCTGCTTCCATGACAGTCCAGAAAGCGGGCGCGCAGTCGAGTATCCCCTGGGCTGACGAAGTACCGAAAGCTTGA
- a CDS encoding Sulfite oxidase — MRTKLKEVSGIDWFDGAVMNCKWTGPLLKDVLNKAGVKVEKEKWSDAHVAFSCFQTPTQDDEYYGASIPLSRAMDANSSIIVALQMNDKPLTPNHGAPVRIVTPGIAGARSVKWLDRITVQMSESSSYYQQHDYKILPPEADCKEKAEEWWGKVGALQDMPINSVIGVPKAGSTVQRDEDGAIEVKGYALPSGSDGPITKVEVSVDGGRTWVGAELDQSHEDKDAELKWAWTLWKVRVKVEKGKDVVIYSKATDGSGNTQQKSVEWNFRGVGYNAWGEVSGIEVV; from the coding sequence ATGCGCACGAAGTTGAAGGAAGTGTCGGGCATTGATTGGTTCGATGGCGCAGTGATGAACTGCAAATGGACTGGACCACTACTCAAAGACGTCCTCAACAAAGCTGGCGTGAAAGTGGAGAAAGAGAAGTGGAGCGATGCACATGTTGCATTCTCGTGCTTCCAAACACCAACCCAGGACGACGAGTACTACGGCGCCAGTATACCCTTGTCACGAGCCATGGATGCCAATAGTTCGATCATAGTCGCCTTGCAGATGAACGACAAGCCCCTCACGCCGAATCACGGCGCACCGGTCAGAATTGTCACACCGGGTATCGCTGGTGCGAGGAGTGTCAAGTGGCTGGACCGCATCACTGTGCAGATGAGCGAAAGCAGTAGCTACTACCAGCAGCATGACTACAAAATCCTACCACCGGAGGCCGACTGCAAGGAGAAGGCTGAAGAATGGTGGGGCAAAGTCGGAGCACTGCAAGATATGCCGATCAACAGTGTCATTGGCGTGCCGAAAGCAGGGTCGACCGTTCAGCGAGATGAGGACGGAGCAATAGAGGTCAAAGGCTACGCTCTGCCAAGTGGATCTGACGGGCCAATCACCAAGGTCGAGGTCAGCGTTGATGGCGGAAGGACGTGGGTGGGCGCAGAGCTGGACCAAAGCCACGAAGACAAAGACGCAGAATTGAAGTGGGCTTGGACTCTGTGGAAGGTGAGAGTCAAGGTTGAGAAAGGCAAGGACGTTGTCATCTACAGCAAAGCAACAGATGGGAGCGGGAACACGCAACAGAAGAGTGTTGAGTGGAACTTTCGAGGCGTGGGATACAATGCATGGGGGGAGGTGTCTGGCATCGAAGTCGTTTGA
- a CDS encoding NAD(P)H oxidase (H(2)O(2)-forming) — MAQRQSLTDDEINRFIHDLDHDDNGRIDYWELERKLDEVHKEIAPKAQLHHLHHASRNEARHEFLRSVIGTREDNIDDSKFAESVRKWDIPSLEQDRKEAKKEDDYWKQMSIYRRARAYWAVKGPEIAFLGLVAAFMTAFGVWQLVKYTTYDEYTPAFGWGVVLSKTCAGVLYPTFFFLILSMSRWLSTFLRRFYFISRFINWDLSQSFHIKMSIVALFFATLHAIGHLSGSFVFGSMAHRQDSVAVVLGADAVPRSYIDYVKTLPGWTGLTAISCFYLLTAMSMPQVRKWSYEVFQLGHLLIFPIIGLMIAHGTAGLLQWPMFGYWLAVPTLFVIFERTWRVVLGFRPIDAELELLDDETTVISAHVPHKRPWDYKAGQYVFVQVPQLSRWQWHPFTVSTCVNNRMQVHIKADGDWTNELRDIAKKAGKKQSIKIGLDGPFGAPAQRFHDYDYSMVFGAGIGVTPFSGVLTDLQYHELQRVATNENSTESGYESGKGPSPYEDHRRVDFHWMVRDKNNLLWFSDLLNEVTRANELDRSHLDIRIRTYVTQKRKQISEHVFRWLLEKHRTDEHPQSPITGLCNPTNFGRPDIPLIMEEHYTDMCKVLGKRLQEKDSKKKDEVNVGVFFCGPPVIGQQIADQCSQMNAKARNEGRKIEYRFMIEVFG; from the exons ATGGCTCAGCGACAGTCCCTGACTGACGACGAAATTAATAGATTCATCCATGATTTGGATCACGATGACAACGGCAGGATCGATTACTGGGAGTTAGAGCGGAAACTGGACGAGGTCCACAAGGAGATCGCACCAAAAGCACAATTACATCACCTTCACCATGCATCACGAAACGAGGCCCGGCATGAGTTCCTTCGGAGCGTCATCGGAACTCGCGAGGACAACATTGACGACTCAAAGTTCGCAGAAAGTGTGAGAAAGTGGGATATTCCTTCGCTGGAGCAAGATCGCAAAGAAGCAAAGAAGGAAGATGACTATTGGAAACAGATGTCGATCTACAGACGAGCGCGCGCCTATTGGGCCGTCAAAGGACCTGAAATTGCGTTTCTGGGTCTCGTCGCAGCCTTCATGACTGCGTTTGGCGTGTGGCAGCTCGTCAAATACACCACGTACGATGAGTACACCCCAGCATTTGGTTGGGGCGTGGTCCTATCAAAGACATGCGCGGGTGTGCTCTACCCTACATTCTTCTTCCTCATACTATCCATGTCGCGGTGGCTGTCGACCTTCCTTCGACGCTTCTACTTCATCTCCCGTTTCATCAACTGGGATCTCTCACAATCATTCCACATTAAGATGTCTATTGTTGCCCTGTTCTTTGCAACGTTACATGCTATCGGCCATCTTTCTGGATCATTCGTATTCGGAAGCATGGCTCATCGACAAGATAGTGTTGCTGTCGTACTCGGTGCTGATGCGGTCCCACGTTCCTACATCGACTATGTAAAGACTTTACCCGGGTGGACGGGTCTTACGGCTATCAGTTGCTTCTACCTTTTGACCGCAATGAGCATGCCTCAAGTGCGCAAGTGGAGCTACGAAGTCTTCCAGCTTGGCCATCTTCTCATCTTCCCTATCATTGGTCTCATGATTGCGCACGGTACTGCCGGTCTCCTGCAGTGGCCCATGTTCGGCTACTGGCTCGCGGTTCCTACACTGTTTGTCATCTTCGAACGCACCTGGCGGGTTGTCCTAGGCTTCCGCCCCATCGACGCTGAGCTCGAGTTGTTGGACGACGAGACCACGGTTATTAGTGCTCACGTTCCTCACAAGAGGCCCTGGGACTACAAAGCTGGGCAGTATGTCTTTGTCCAGGTGCCGCAGCTCTCTCGCTGGCAATGGCATCCGTTCACTGTTTCAACTTGCGTCAATAACCGGATGCAAGTGCACATCAAAGCGGACGGTGACTGGACAAATGAGCTACGGGATATCGCCAAGAAAGCTGGCAAGAAGCAGTCGATCAAGATTGGTCTCGACGGCCCTTTCGGCGCTCCTGCGCAACGATTCCATGACTACGACTATAGTATGGTCTTTGG AGCTGGTATCGGCGTCACACCCTTCTCGGGTGTCTTGACCGATCTTCAATATCACGAGCTTCAGCGTGTGGCGACGAACGAAAATTCTACCGAATCCGGCTACGAAAGCGGCAAGGGCCCTTCGCCTTACGAAGACCATCGACGTGTTGACTTCCACTGGATGGTTCGCGATAAGAACAACTTACTCTGGTTCTCTGATCTCCTGAATGAGGTTACTCGTGCCAATGAACTCGACCGTTCGCACCTTGACATCCGCATCCGTACCTACGTCACCCAGAAGCGAAAGCAAATCTCTGAACACGTATTCAGATGGCTACTCGAAAAGCACAGGACCGACGAGCACCCACAATCCCCGATTACTGGACTCTGCAATCCCACAAACTTCGGTCGTCCGGACATCCCCTTGATTATGGAAGAGCATTACACAGATATGTGCAAGGTTTTGGGCAAGAGGCTACAGGAGAAGGACTCAAAGAAGAAAGATGAAGTCAACGTTGGCGTGTTCTTCTGCGGACCACCTGTCATCGGTCAGCAGATTGCGGATCAGTGTTCACAGATGAATGCAAAAGCACGGAATGAAGGGAGGAAGATCGAATACCGATTCATGATTGAAGTCTTTGGTTGA
- a CDS encoding Methylenetetrahydrofolate reductase (NAD(P)H), with product MEKITDKIHALPDGANYFSLEFFPPKTAMGFANLQTRLERMSQALRPLFVTVTWGAGGSTATKSLELAEICQRQLGLTTCLHLTCTNMDRALVDEALEQAKVLGIRNILALRGDAPRSEEYRDEDKTPEQDSNRDFTWAIDLVRYIRQQYGDYFCLGVAAYPEGHSDESHPEHQNPSYDIPHLVEKTRAGADFIMTQLFYDVHKYDKFETLLREHESGAFKTIPIIPGLMPIQSYSILRRTTKLSHANLPADLLARLDAVKADDELVKRVGVKILAEMVEHIRSRPDVVRRGFHFYTLNLEKAVSHILEDTNLIGQIPTEDDGDVIETTPAINLEPPSGIPSNRQRRRLSSINSSPHNRVIRERLSASRSNQSFETSDTEAGQPRGPVNTRANTLAISEGEGSLGREATWDDFPNGRWGDARSPAFGEIDGYGPTLHVSNTSALKLWGHPVTQNDISALFKRHVEGTLEALPWSEQTLSEETSTIAPQLLALNAKGWWTVASQPAVNGVRSTDPVFGWGPKNGYVFQKPFVEFFIPSAAFSELKPRLDAHEQITYFAGNAAGDFEASQEDGVNPVTWGTFAGKEIVTPTIIEAVSFKSWRDEAFSIWKEWQRIYPTKSATGKLLRETRNDVWLVNVIWGDFVEGDGLWEFLSA from the exons ATGGAGAAGATCACGGATAAGATCCACGCCCTGCCCGATGGCGCCAACTACTTCTCGCTCGAGTTCTTCCCGCCCAAGACGGCCATG GGGTTTGCCAACCTCCAGACCCGTCTCGAGCGCATGTCTCAGGCCCTGCGCCCGCTCTTCGTCACTGTGACCTGGGGCGCCGGCGGCTCCACAGCGACAAAGTCTCTCGAACTCGCCGAAATCTGCCAGCGCCAGTTGGGCCTTACCACTTGTCTGCACCTGACATGTACCAACATGGACCGCGCCCTCGTCGACGAGGCCCTCGAACAGGCCAAGGTGCTCGGCATCCGCAACATCCTTGCCCTGCGTGGCGACGCGCCGCGCAGCGAGGAGTACCGAGACGAGGACAAGACACCGGAGCAGGACTCGAACAGGGACTTCACGTGGGCGATCGACCTGGTCAGGTACATCAGACAACAGTACGGCGACTACTTTTGCCTTGGCGTTGCTGCCTACCCCGAAGGACACTCGGACGAGAGCCACCCGGAGCATCAGAACCCGAGCTACGACATACCTCATCTCGTCGAAAAGACACGGGCTGGCGCAGACTTCATAATGACCCAGCTCTTCTACGACGTGCACAAGTACGACAAGTTCGAGACGTTGTTGAGGGAGCATGAGAGTGGCGCATTCAAGACGATACCGATCATCCCAGGCTTGATGCCTATCCAGAGCTATTCCATCTTGAGGCGGACGACCAAGTTGAGTCATGCAAATCTGCCGGCGGATCTTTTGGCCAGGCTGGATGCAGTCAAGGCCGATGATGAGCTCGTGAAGAGAGTCGGCGTCAAGATCCTGGCCGAGATGGTCGAGCACATTCGATCGCGACCTGACGTCGTCAGGAGAGGGTTCCATTTCTACACCCTGAACCTGGAGAAAGCGGTATCACATATCCTGGAAGACACAAACCTCATTGGCCAAATACCGACCGAGGATGACGGAGACGTGATCGAAACAACACCGGCCATCAATCTGGAGCCACCGAGTGGCATTCCTTCGAACAGGCAGAGACGCCGTCTCTCGTCCATCAACTCGAGCCCACACAACAGAGTGATAAGGGAGCGCCTATCAGCCTCGAGATCAAATCAGTCTTTCGAAACCTCCGACACAGAAGCTGGCCAGCCGCGAGGGCCCGTCAACACACGAGCCAACACCCTCGCCATCTCTGAAGGTGAAGGCTCGCTCGGCCGCGAAGCAACATGGGACGATTTCCCCAATGGTCGCTGGGGTGACGCACGCTCGCCCGCCTTTGGTGAAATTGACGGCTACGGTCCCACTCTACACGTCTCCAACACCTCAGCGCTCAAGCTCTGGGGCCATCCCGTCACCCAGAATGACATCTCCGCCCTGTTCAAACGCCACGTTGAAGGCACCCTCGAAGCCCTCCCCTGGAGCGAGCAGACACTGTCCGAGGAAACCAGTACGATTGCTCCACAGCTTCTAGCCCTCAACGCGAAGGGCTGGTGGACCGTCGCATCACAGCCCGCTGTCAACGGTGTTCGCTCCACAGACCCTGTCTTTGGCTGGGGACCGAAGAACGGCTACGTTTTCCAGAAGCCCTTTGTTGAGTTCTTCATCCCCTCCGCCGCCTTCAGTGAACTTAAGCCTCGCCTCGACGCCCACGAGCAAATCACTTATTTTGCTGGTAACGCAGCGGGAGACTTCGAAGCCAGCCAGGAAGATGGCGTGAACCCTGTGACATGGGGCACGTTTGCTGGTAAGGAGATTGTCACGCCAACAATCATCGAGGCAGTCAGTTTCAAGAGCTGGAGGGACGAGGCCTTCAGCATCTGGAAGGAGTGGCAGAGGATCTACCCGACCAAGAGCGCCACCGGGAAGTTGCTGCGGGAGACGAGGAACGACGTGTGGCTGGTCAATGTCATCTGGGGTGACTTTGTCGAAGGAGACGGACTGTGGGAGTTTTTGAGCGCTTGA